The following coding sequences lie in one Micromonospora sp. R77 genomic window:
- a CDS encoding HAD-IC family P-type ATPase, whose protein sequence is MTLLGRAAGRLLPPLGVPEVVAHAARTVAAAVPEAARSVATALPDAARHAASAVPDAARTGGAALGGTARAAVPEPVGDAARSVGAAAARLARVAGLTRRRVWSRDGRHHIEVHGVCQDGGDRLARQVEQALERIPGVTWARVNAPSGRVVVAVEEPEPPLRDLIATVARTERVCPHEPDPDIPPPHPPEEGPRTPRTLGGLASDALGLTISAATRILPFTPVPGEVAGLLGAIDLHPKLHHLAGRGLRADPRAEVLFPLAEAVVQGLTGGWAGIVLDGAQRIVQWGEARAQLTAWSKAEPRLTGDPDRAVARVPDGERPTPKPDGPVERYIQRVLPLGAAAGAAALPVVGPKRAAALALASLPKAPGSGREGYAAQLGRILARRGVIAMDRSVLRELDRIDTVVLDAAVLGSDRGVLADLAPLPGADTGRVAAQAFALFDPAAPDRLQRADGWRLGPLDRVDADDPGDTEESRRLRETGGTLLGLAEGGRLAALLRVEPEPAPGVETLPTAARRAGLRLVVAGDDDGRYGFADALLPGGDRLAESVRALQRDGAVVMVVSGDRAALAAADCGLGVADDEDLPPWGAHLLVGTDLRVPALLIEATGVARRMTEQNIRIAMAGSGLGALGAFTADPRQLPGRSLIAVNGAAALAFAHGVWRARRLPDRSATPVPALTAWHLMPVETVLRQLDTGPQGLSDAEATRRRCVVTGDGTGPAGLLRAFLDELANPLTPVLAAGAVLSAAFGSLVDAALVGGVVGGSALVGAVHQRNTERSLAELLSRSAVTARVLRDGAEQVLAAEDLVPGDVITVGPGDAIPADCRVLGADGLETDESSLTGESLPVAKTDEPVVAAAVADRRSMLYEGTTVAAGHGTAVVVATGPETESGRSLALARQAPPASGVEARLGKLTSAAVPLAAGSAIAVAGAGLLRGVPLAETAATAANLAVASVPEGLPFLVSAAQLAAARRLAEHGALVRNPRTIEALGRVDVLCFDKTGTLTEGKLLLAGVGDGDGHRYDPPDRLDEPLRSTLATALRATPAAADPDQLPQHTDRAVRRGAAVADVTEQTGATGWTALGGLPFEPSRGYHATVGCDADGLLLSVKGAPETVLPRCAARRTGAGDEPLDDGGRAALHAMLAERAGAGHRILAVAECRIGTEEVTDDEVRGLVFVGFLALADGVRESAAPAVRRIRQAGVHTIMITGDHPATAEAIAATISPDHGAQRVVTATDLDRLDDDALAERLAHTDVVARCTPAHKVRIIQALQKCGRTVAMTGDGANDAPAIRLADVGIALGQRGTPAARAAADLVVTDDRLETIIATLVEGRAMWSSVRHALSILVGGNLGEIAFSVLSAASTGRSALTGRQLLLVNLLTDLAPALAIAVRPPAADGADHLLREGPDTSLGETMTREIALRAAATTLGATAGWTLARYTGRRRRAGTVALASLVGTQLGQTVLAGGTSPTVLASTAASVGVLVAVVQTPGVSQFFGCTPLGPVGWGIAAGSALGATLANGALTRLVDRTVPGGPPVEDGAAG, encoded by the coding sequence ATGACGCTGCTGGGCCGGGCCGCCGGTCGCCTGCTGCCGCCGCTCGGCGTGCCGGAGGTGGTGGCGCACGCGGCCCGTACCGTCGCCGCCGCCGTGCCGGAGGCGGCCCGGAGTGTCGCCACGGCCCTACCGGATGCGGCGCGGCACGCGGCGTCGGCAGTGCCGGACGCGGCCCGGACCGGCGGGGCGGCCCTCGGCGGCACCGCCCGGGCCGCCGTGCCCGAGCCCGTCGGCGACGCCGCGCGGAGCGTGGGCGCCGCCGCCGCACGGCTGGCCCGGGTCGCCGGGTTGACCCGCCGACGGGTCTGGTCCCGCGACGGCCGGCACCACATCGAGGTGCACGGCGTCTGCCAGGACGGCGGCGACCGGCTGGCCCGCCAGGTCGAACAGGCGCTCGAACGGATCCCCGGGGTGACCTGGGCCCGGGTCAACGCGCCCTCCGGCCGGGTGGTGGTGGCCGTCGAGGAGCCCGAGCCGCCGCTGCGCGACCTGATCGCCACGGTCGCCCGCACCGAACGGGTCTGCCCGCACGAGCCCGACCCGGACATCCCACCCCCGCACCCGCCCGAGGAAGGGCCCCGGACGCCCCGCACCCTGGGCGGCCTGGCCTCCGACGCGCTCGGCCTGACCATCTCGGCGGCCACCCGGATCCTGCCCTTCACCCCGGTGCCGGGCGAGGTGGCCGGCCTGCTCGGCGCGATCGACCTGCACCCGAAGCTGCACCACCTCGCCGGCCGGGGACTGCGCGCCGACCCGCGCGCCGAGGTGCTCTTCCCCCTCGCCGAGGCGGTGGTGCAGGGCCTCACCGGCGGCTGGGCCGGCATCGTGCTGGACGGCGCGCAGCGCATCGTGCAGTGGGGCGAGGCGCGCGCCCAGCTCACCGCCTGGTCGAAGGCCGAACCACGGTTGACCGGCGACCCGGACCGGGCGGTGGCCCGGGTGCCCGACGGCGAACGCCCCACCCCGAAGCCGGACGGGCCGGTCGAGCGGTACATCCAGCGGGTGCTTCCCCTCGGGGCGGCGGCGGGGGCGGCGGCCCTGCCGGTGGTCGGCCCGAAACGCGCCGCCGCGCTGGCGCTCGCCAGCCTGCCCAAGGCACCCGGCAGCGGGCGCGAGGGATACGCCGCCCAGCTCGGCCGGATCCTGGCCCGGCGGGGCGTCATCGCGATGGACCGCAGCGTGCTGCGGGAACTCGACCGGATCGACACCGTGGTGCTGGACGCGGCGGTCCTCGGCTCCGACCGGGGCGTACTGGCCGACCTGGCCCCGCTGCCGGGCGCGGACACCGGCCGGGTGGCCGCGCAGGCCTTCGCGCTCTTCGACCCGGCCGCCCCGGACCGGTTGCAGCGCGCCGACGGCTGGCGACTCGGCCCGCTGGACCGGGTCGACGCCGACGACCCGGGCGACACCGAGGAGAGCCGGCGGCTCCGGGAGACCGGCGGCACCCTGCTGGGCCTGGCCGAGGGCGGTCGGCTCGCCGCGCTGCTGCGGGTGGAGCCGGAACCCGCCCCCGGTGTGGAAACCCTGCCGACCGCCGCCCGCCGGGCCGGCCTGCGGCTGGTGGTGGCCGGCGACGACGACGGCCGGTACGGCTTCGCCGACGCCCTCCTGCCCGGCGGCGACCGGCTCGCCGAGTCCGTCCGCGCCCTGCAACGCGACGGGGCCGTGGTGATGGTGGTCTCCGGCGATCGGGCGGCGCTCGCCGCCGCCGACTGCGGACTGGGCGTGGCCGACGACGAGGACCTGCCGCCGTGGGGCGCCCACCTGCTGGTCGGCACCGACCTGCGGGTGCCCGCCCTGCTGATCGAGGCGACCGGCGTGGCCCGCCGGATGACCGAGCAGAACATCCGGATCGCGATGGCCGGCAGCGGACTCGGCGCGCTCGGGGCGTTCACCGCCGACCCCCGCCAGCTTCCCGGGCGGTCACTGATCGCGGTGAACGGTGCCGCCGCGCTCGCCTTCGCGCACGGGGTGTGGCGGGCCCGCCGGCTGCCGGACCGGAGCGCCACCCCCGTACCGGCGCTCACCGCGTGGCATCTGATGCCGGTGGAGACCGTGCTGCGGCAACTCGACACGGGGCCGCAGGGACTGAGCGACGCCGAGGCGACCCGCCGCCGGTGCGTGGTGACCGGCGACGGCACCGGCCCGGCCGGGCTGCTCCGGGCCTTCCTCGACGAGTTGGCCAACCCGCTCACCCCGGTGCTCGCCGCCGGGGCGGTGCTCTCCGCCGCCTTCGGCTCACTGGTCGACGCCGCCCTGGTCGGCGGGGTGGTGGGCGGCTCGGCCCTGGTCGGCGCGGTGCACCAGCGCAACACGGAACGGTCCCTGGCGGAGTTGCTGTCCCGCTCGGCGGTGACCGCGCGGGTGCTCCGCGACGGCGCGGAACAGGTGCTCGCGGCGGAGGACCTGGTGCCCGGGGACGTGATCACGGTCGGTCCGGGCGATGCGATCCCGGCCGACTGCCGGGTGCTCGGCGCCGACGGGCTGGAGACCGACGAGTCGTCACTGACCGGTGAGTCGCTGCCGGTCGCCAAGACCGACGAACCGGTGGTGGCCGCCGCCGTCGCCGACCGACGCTCCATGCTCTACGAGGGCACCACCGTCGCCGCCGGACACGGCACCGCCGTCGTGGTGGCGACCGGACCGGAGACCGAGTCGGGCCGGAGCCTCGCCCTGGCCCGGCAGGCGCCCCCGGCCAGCGGGGTGGAGGCCCGGCTCGGCAAGCTGACCAGCGCGGCCGTACCCCTGGCGGCCGGCTCGGCGATCGCGGTGGCCGGGGCGGGGCTGCTGCGGGGCGTACCCCTGGCGGAGACGGCCGCGACCGCCGCGAACCTGGCCGTCGCGTCCGTGCCGGAAGGGCTGCCGTTCCTGGTCAGCGCCGCCCAGCTGGCGGCGGCCCGGCGGCTGGCCGAACACGGCGCCCTGGTCCGCAACCCGCGCACCATCGAGGCGCTGGGCCGGGTCGACGTGCTCTGCTTCGACAAGACCGGCACCCTCACCGAGGGGAAGCTGCTGCTGGCCGGGGTGGGCGACGGCGACGGTCACCGGTACGACCCACCGGACCGGCTGGACGAACCGCTCCGGTCGACGCTGGCGACGGCGCTGCGCGCCACCCCCGCGGCGGCCGACCCGGACCAACTGCCCCAGCACACCGACCGGGCGGTACGACGCGGCGCGGCCGTGGCCGACGTGACCGAGCAGACCGGCGCGACCGGCTGGACGGCGCTGGGCGGGCTGCCCTTCGAACCGTCCCGGGGCTACCACGCCACCGTCGGGTGCGACGCCGACGGGCTGCTGCTCAGCGTGAAGGGGGCACCCGAGACGGTGCTGCCGCGCTGCGCGGCCCGGCGTACCGGGGCGGGCGACGAGCCGCTGGACGACGGCGGCCGGGCGGCGCTGCACGCGATGCTCGCCGAGCGGGCCGGTGCCGGGCACCGCATCCTCGCCGTGGCGGAGTGCCGGATCGGCACCGAGGAGGTGACCGACGACGAGGTACGCGGACTGGTCTTCGTCGGTTTCCTGGCGCTGGCCGACGGGGTGCGGGAGAGCGCCGCCCCGGCGGTCCGGCGGATCCGGCAGGCCGGCGTGCACACCATCATGATCACCGGGGACCATCCGGCCACCGCCGAGGCGATCGCCGCCACCATCAGCCCCGACCACGGCGCGCAGCGGGTGGTCACCGCGACCGACCTCGACCGGCTCGACGACGACGCCCTCGCCGAGCGGCTCGCCCACACCGACGTGGTGGCCCGCTGCACCCCGGCCCACAAGGTGAGGATCATCCAGGCGCTGCAGAAGTGCGGCCGGACGGTGGCGATGACCGGCGACGGTGCCAACGACGCACCGGCGATCCGGCTGGCCGACGTGGGTATCGCCCTCGGCCAGCGGGGTACCCCGGCCGCGCGGGCCGCCGCCGACCTGGTGGTCACCGACGACCGGCTGGAGACCATCATCGCCACCCTCGTCGAGGGGCGGGCCATGTGGTCCTCCGTACGGCACGCGCTGAGCATCCTCGTCGGCGGCAACCTCGGTGAGATCGCGTTCAGTGTGCTCTCCGCCGCCTCGACCGGCCGGTCCGCGCTGACCGGCCGGCAGTTGCTCCTGGTCAACCTGCTCACCGACCTGGCCCCGGCGCTGGCCATCGCGGTCCGGCCGCCCGCCGCCGACGGTGCCGACCACCTGCTGCGGGAGGGCCCGGACACCTCGCTCGGCGAGACGATGACCCGGGAGATCGCGTTGCGGGCCGCCGCCACCACGCTGGGCGCGACCGCCGGCTGGACGCTCGCCCGGTACACCGGTCGGCGGCGGCGGGCCGGCACGGTCGCCCTGGCCTCGCTGGTCGGCACCCAGCTCGGGCAGACCGTGCTGGCCGGCGGGACCAGCCCCACCGTGCTCGCCTCCACCGCCGCCTCTGTCGGGGTGCTGGTCGCGGTGGTGCAGACCCCGGGGGTCAGCCAGTTCTTCGGCTGCACGCCGCTGGGTCCGGTGGGTTGGGGCATCGCCGCCGGCTCGGCGCTCGGCGCCACCCTCGCCAACGGTGCCCTCACCCGCCTCGTCGACCGCACCGTGCCGGGCGGGCCCCCGGTCGAGGACGGCGCTGCGGGGTAG
- a CDS encoding CBS domain-containing protein, with protein sequence MYRVSDVMTKQVVYLSAETTLDEAARVMKESDIGDVVVTDGATLAGLLTDRDIVVRAVAERADPANTTIGSIITREVVMIEQHSTAGEAAALMRERNIRRVLVCDTDRKLVGIVSLGDLAVQLDPNSTLADISEAAPNN encoded by the coding sequence ATGTACCGGGTCAGTGACGTGATGACGAAGCAGGTGGTCTACCTGTCGGCGGAGACCACCCTGGACGAAGCCGCCAGGGTGATGAAGGAGTCGGACATCGGCGACGTGGTGGTCACCGACGGTGCCACCCTGGCCGGCCTGCTCACCGACCGGGACATCGTGGTGCGGGCGGTTGCCGAGCGCGCCGACCCGGCGAACACCACGATCGGCTCGATCATCACCCGTGAGGTGGTCATGATCGAGCAGCACTCCACGGCCGGCGAGGCGGCGGCGCTGATGCGGGAGCGGAACATCCGCCGGGTGCTGGTCTGCGACACCGACCGCAAGCTCGTCGGCATCGTCTCCCTGGGTGACCTCGCCGTGCAGCTCGACCCGAACTCCACGCTGGCCGACATCAGCGAAGCCGCCCCCAACAACTGA
- a CDS encoding SDR family oxidoreductase, producing the protein MRVLVTGASGRLGRVVLPGLRADGFTVRAASRHRRADAGVEWVAMDLATGEGLVEAVAGVDAVLHLASAPNAGRRTHEVDVLGTRRLAVAAGHAGVGHLVYVSIVGVDRVPLAYYRHKLAAEQVVRSGPVPWSILRATQFPEFLDELLRQASRLGPTLGDRAVLAQPVDAREVAGRLTGMLAAGPSSAIEDFGGPQVLRFDEAVRAWRAARRSRRPFLPVRIPGRLGRALRAGALVTTATPTGTRTWADHLADTYGGTGGK; encoded by the coding sequence ATGAGGGTTCTGGTGACCGGGGCGAGTGGCCGGCTCGGCCGGGTGGTGCTGCCCGGGCTGCGCGCCGACGGGTTCACGGTGCGGGCGGCGAGCCGGCACCGCCGCGCGGATGCCGGGGTGGAGTGGGTGGCAATGGACCTGGCCACCGGTGAGGGGCTGGTCGAGGCGGTCGCCGGGGTGGACGCCGTGCTCCACCTGGCCTCCGCGCCGAACGCCGGCCGGCGTACCCACGAGGTGGACGTGCTCGGCACCCGGCGGCTGGCGGTGGCCGCCGGTCACGCGGGCGTCGGGCACCTGGTGTACGTGTCGATCGTCGGCGTCGACCGGGTGCCGTTGGCCTACTACCGGCACAAGCTCGCCGCCGAGCAGGTAGTCCGGTCCGGGCCGGTGCCGTGGAGCATCCTGCGGGCCACCCAGTTCCCGGAGTTCCTGGACGAGCTGCTGCGCCAGGCGAGCCGGCTCGGGCCGACGCTCGGGGACCGGGCGGTGCTCGCCCAGCCGGTCGACGCGCGGGAGGTGGCCGGTCGGCTCACCGGGATGCTGGCGGCCGGCCCGTCGTCCGCGATCGAGGACTTCGGCGGACCGCAGGTCCTCCGCTTCGACGAGGCGGTACGCGCCTGGCGGGCGGCCCGCCGGTCGCGCCGGCCGTTCCTGCCGGTACGGATCCCCGGGCGGCTCGGTCGGGCCCTGCGCGCGGGTGCACTCGTCACCACCGCCACCCCGACGGGCACGCGCACCTGGGCGGATCACCTCGCCGACACGTACGGGGGAACCGGCGGGAAGTGA
- a CDS encoding L-threonylcarbamoyladenylate synthase — protein MPADSGVAEAAAVLRTGGLVAFPTETVYGLGANALDARAAARIFEAKARPSFDPLITHLADAADLTELVGPVPPAVAALVERFWPGPLTLIVDRPAVIPPIVTSGLDTMAVRVPDEPSARALIAAAGVPVAAPSANRFGQLSPTRAEHVVAGLGDAVDVVLDGGPTRCGIESTIVDARGERPVVLRLGALPVEALVEAVGPVTVRPGSSGQPVAPGTLAAHYAPRTPLVLGAAGPAAGEGGRRGFLAFRDRPADGWAAVEVLSPEGDLTAAAARLFDALHRLDAAGVTEIVAEPVPDEGVGRAINDRLRRAAATWH, from the coding sequence CTGCCCGCCGACAGCGGCGTCGCCGAAGCCGCCGCCGTCCTGCGTACGGGAGGGTTGGTCGCCTTCCCCACCGAGACGGTGTACGGGCTCGGTGCGAACGCGCTCGACGCCCGGGCCGCCGCGCGGATCTTCGAGGCGAAGGCGCGGCCCAGCTTCGACCCGCTGATCACCCACCTGGCCGACGCGGCGGACCTGACGGAGCTGGTCGGCCCGGTCCCGCCGGCGGTGGCGGCGCTGGTCGAGCGGTTCTGGCCCGGCCCGCTGACCCTGATCGTGGACCGGCCGGCGGTCATCCCGCCGATCGTCACCTCCGGGCTGGACACCATGGCGGTCCGGGTGCCGGACGAGCCGTCCGCGCGGGCGCTGATCGCCGCCGCCGGGGTGCCGGTCGCCGCGCCCAGCGCCAACCGGTTCGGGCAGCTCAGCCCGACCCGGGCCGAGCACGTGGTGGCCGGGCTGGGAGACGCGGTGGACGTGGTGCTCGACGGAGGGCCGACGCGGTGCGGCATCGAGTCGACGATCGTGGACGCGCGCGGTGAGCGGCCGGTGGTGCTGCGGCTGGGCGCGCTGCCGGTGGAGGCCCTGGTCGAGGCGGTCGGCCCGGTCACCGTAAGGCCGGGCAGTTCGGGTCAGCCGGTGGCGCCGGGGACGTTGGCGGCGCACTACGCACCGCGTACCCCCCTGGTGTTGGGGGCGGCGGGGCCGGCGGCCGGCGAAGGCGGCCGACGCGGCTTCCTCGCCTTCCGGGACCGCCCGGCGGACGGCTGGGCCGCGGTCGAGGTGCTCTCGCCGGAGGGTGACCTGACGGCGGCGGCCGCGCGGCTCTTCGACGCCCTGCACCGGCTCGACGCCGCCGGGGTGACCGAGATCGTCGCCGAGCCGGTGCCCGACGAGGGGGTCGGTCGGGCGATCAACGACCGGCTGCGGCGCGCGGCGGCCACCTGGCACTGA
- a CDS encoding YbaK/EbsC family protein, whose protein sequence is MGTLKTEPARTRLDLLAPPVAAAVERWPAEAPVDVDSVLVAPIDADLADTAAFCVAYEVGLDESANCVVVAGKREGEIRYAACMVLATTRADVNGTVRRLLNVRKASFAPMVEAVELTGMEYGGITPIGLPEQWPILVDSRVIATPHVIIGSGVRHSKIALPGPALGALPGATVVEGLARPA, encoded by the coding sequence ATGGGGACGCTGAAGACCGAGCCCGCCCGGACCCGACTCGACCTGCTGGCGCCGCCGGTGGCCGCGGCGGTCGAGCGGTGGCCGGCCGAGGCGCCGGTGGACGTCGACTCGGTGCTGGTCGCGCCGATCGACGCGGACCTGGCCGACACGGCCGCCTTCTGCGTGGCGTACGAGGTGGGGCTGGACGAGTCGGCCAACTGCGTGGTGGTCGCCGGCAAGCGGGAGGGCGAGATCAGGTACGCCGCCTGCATGGTGCTGGCCACCACCCGGGCCGATGTGAACGGCACGGTCCGCCGGCTGCTGAACGTGCGCAAGGCGAGCTTCGCGCCGATGGTCGAGGCGGTGGAGCTGACCGGCATGGAGTACGGCGGGATCACCCCGATCGGCCTGCCGGAGCAGTGGCCGATCCTGGTGGACTCGCGGGTGATCGCCACCCCGCATGTGATCATCGGGTCCGGCGTGCGGCACAGCAAGATCGCGCTGCCCGGCCCGGCGCTCGGCGCGCTGCCCGGCGCGACGGTGGTGGAAGGGCTGGCCAGGCCCGCCTAG
- a CDS encoding MFS transporter, protein MTVTAAAAAPPEHLYAPRLRALTVGSVALVSLLAFEALAVGTAMPTVARHLDGLALYALAFGGPFASGVVAMVVSGIWCDARGPRAPVWHGVGWFMVGLLVAGSAPTMGLLVAGRVVQGFGSGLLSVALYVVVGQAYPEVLRRRIFAAFAAAWVVPSLVGPALAGLIVEHLGWRWVFLAVPVVAVPAALLVQPGLRALGAAVPVRPPAGARARIGWAVGAGASAALLHHGGSSAACPPPSRSRSRWPGCCPARRACCRPVSSGPAGGCRR, encoded by the coding sequence GTGACCGTCACCGCCGCTGCCGCGGCCCCTCCCGAGCACCTGTACGCCCCGCGCCTGCGCGCCCTGACGGTGGGCAGCGTCGCCCTGGTGTCGCTGCTGGCGTTCGAGGCGCTCGCGGTGGGCACCGCGATGCCGACCGTGGCCCGTCACCTGGACGGGTTGGCCCTCTACGCGCTCGCCTTCGGCGGCCCGTTCGCCTCCGGTGTGGTGGCGATGGTGGTCTCCGGCATCTGGTGCGACGCCCGGGGGCCACGGGCACCGGTGTGGCACGGGGTGGGCTGGTTCATGGTGGGGCTGCTCGTCGCCGGCAGCGCCCCGACCATGGGGCTGCTGGTCGCCGGTCGGGTGGTGCAGGGCTTCGGCTCCGGACTGCTCTCGGTGGCGTTGTACGTGGTGGTCGGGCAGGCGTACCCGGAGGTGTTGCGGCGGCGGATCTTCGCCGCGTTCGCGGCGGCGTGGGTCGTACCGTCGCTGGTCGGTCCGGCGCTGGCCGGGCTGATCGTCGAGCACCTGGGCTGGCGTTGGGTCTTCCTCGCGGTGCCGGTGGTGGCGGTGCCGGCGGCGCTGCTGGTCCAGCCGGGCCTCCGGGCGCTGGGCGCGGCGGTGCCGGTCCGGCCGCCGGCCGGTGCGCGGGCCCGGATCGGCTGGGCCGTCGGGGCGGGGGCGAGCGCCGCACTGCTGCACCACGGGGGCAGCAGCGCGGCGTGTCCGCCGCCGTCACGGTCGCGGTCGCGCTGGCCGGGTTGCTGTCCTGCGCGCCGCGCCTGCTGCCGGCCGGTTTCCTCCGGGCCCGCCGGGGGTTGCCGACGGTGA
- a CDS encoding serine/threonine-protein kinase: MLRRLLDGRYQSEELLGTGGMGEVWRGRDLRLDRPVAIKVLTEAGLGEPQAAERFDREARTAARLSHPHIVAVYDFGTEQDDSYLVMELVEGRTVAQLMADGPLPVDRALSIAGQACDGIAAAHAAGVVHRDVKPGNLIVTPAGTVKICDFGIARLPRTAGQNTLTGPATKLGTSSYMSPEQALGRPVDARTDLYGLGCTLYAMLAGSPPFAGDPLSVLHQHVNEPPPPLRDRRADVPVELDALVAELLAKDPAARPTDAAAVRDRLAALLPAAGSSAVPVPAGPPAAGERTSPAGGSGEPPVRRHRRRLALAAVAVPGVVLLALAGVTLLDRDTGSPVAEPTVAPTPAATATAPAPAAPVVPVTVAPTTPAPRTSTPTTPSPTSRTPSPPPTSRTPAPPADPIVAIRLSIQEQVATGQLNPDAAKDLHAKVDAIAKETANGDPKRAADQLKKLRDKLAELRRGGRLTAAGYAELSADVDRIATELR; encoded by the coding sequence GTGCTGAGACGTCTGCTGGATGGCCGCTACCAGTCCGAGGAGCTGCTGGGCACCGGCGGCATGGGTGAGGTGTGGCGGGGGCGTGACCTGCGGCTCGACCGCCCGGTCGCGATAAAGGTGCTCACCGAGGCCGGCCTCGGTGAGCCGCAGGCCGCCGAACGCTTCGACCGCGAGGCCCGTACGGCGGCCCGACTGAGCCACCCGCACATCGTCGCGGTCTACGACTTCGGCACCGAACAGGACGACTCCTACCTGGTCATGGAGCTGGTGGAGGGCCGTACGGTGGCGCAGTTGATGGCCGACGGGCCGCTCCCCGTCGACCGGGCGCTGTCGATCGCCGGGCAGGCCTGCGACGGGATCGCCGCCGCGCACGCCGCCGGGGTGGTGCACCGGGACGTCAAGCCCGGCAATCTGATCGTCACCCCGGCCGGCACCGTGAAGATCTGCGACTTCGGCATCGCCCGCCTCCCCCGGACGGCCGGCCAGAACACCCTCACCGGTCCGGCGACCAAGCTGGGCACCAGCTCGTACATGTCCCCCGAGCAGGCCCTGGGCCGGCCGGTCGACGCCCGCACCGACCTGTACGGCCTGGGCTGCACCCTCTACGCGATGCTGGCCGGCAGCCCACCGTTCGCGGGCGACCCGCTGAGCGTGCTGCACCAGCACGTCAACGAACCACCACCGCCGCTGCGGGACCGTCGCGCCGACGTACCGGTGGAACTGGACGCCCTGGTGGCGGAGCTGCTGGCGAAGGACCCGGCGGCCCGGCCCACCGACGCCGCCGCGGTGCGGGACCGGCTCGCGGCGCTGCTGCCGGCGGCGGGTTCCTCCGCCGTCCCGGTGCCGGCGGGGCCGCCCGCGGCCGGGGAGCGCACATCGCCGGCCGGCGGATCCGGCGAGCCGCCGGTCCGCCGGCACCGCCGCCGCCTCGCGCTGGCGGCGGTCGCCGTGCCGGGCGTCGTGCTGCTGGCGCTCGCCGGCGTGACCCTGCTGGACCGCGACACCGGATCGCCGGTCGCCGAGCCCACCGTCGCGCCCACCCCGGCCGCCACGGCCACGGCACCGGCACCGGCCGCACCGGTGGTGCCGGTCACCGTCGCCCCGACCACCCCGGCGCCCCGGACGTCCACCCCCACCACACCGTCCCCGACCAGCCGGACGCCGAGCCCGCCGCCCACGTCCCGCACGCCGGCACCGCCCGCGGACCCGATCGTGGCGATCCGGCTGTCCATCCAGGAGCAGGTCGCCACGGGCCAACTCAACCCGGACGCGGCGAAGGACCTGCACGCCAAGGTGGACGCGATCGCCAAGGAGACCGCCAACGGCGACCCGAAACGGGCCGCGGACCAGCTCAAGAAGCTGCGGGACAAGCTCGCCGAGCTGCGGCGCGGCGGCAGGCTGACCGCGGCCGGCTATGCCGAGCTGAGCGCCGACGTCGACCGGATCGCCACCGAACTGCGGTGA
- a CDS encoding SufE family protein, which yields MPEMPTKLAEIVDEFATAPRDVVLELLLEYSDVIPPLPAGVDRAELEQVPECQTAFFLRARVNPDRTVTTIFDCPPEAPTTRAFAGILAEGLAGATAEQVLAVPDDLYQRMGLAQAISPLRVRGGTAILARMKRQVREQAG from the coding sequence ATGCCCGAGATGCCGACCAAGCTGGCCGAGATCGTCGACGAGTTCGCCACCGCGCCCCGCGACGTGGTGCTGGAGCTGCTGCTCGAATACTCCGACGTCATCCCGCCGCTGCCGGCCGGGGTGGACCGGGCCGAACTGGAGCAGGTCCCCGAGTGCCAGACGGCCTTCTTCCTGCGCGCCCGGGTCAACCCGGACCGGACGGTGACCACGATCTTCGACTGCCCGCCGGAGGCGCCCACCACCCGGGCCTTCGCCGGCATCCTCGCCGAAGGGCTGGCCGGGGCCACCGCCGAGCAGGTGCTGGCCGTGCCGGACGACCTCTACCAGCGGATGGGGCTGGCCCAGGCGATCAGCCCGCTGCGCGTACGCGGGGGAACCGCGATCCTCGCCCGGATGAAGCGGCAGGTCCGGGAACAAGCCGGCTGA
- a CDS encoding DsbA family protein: MEIEIYADVVCPWCWIGKRRLEQALASYDGDVTVRYRPFQLDPTPVTEPRPLVEALAAKFGGRERAEAMFAQVSQVGAGVGLELRFDRAVQANTFEAHRLIRFATERDRATEMIEALYRAHFTDGVDVGSTEALVALATEVGLDEAETRDYLESNLGRREVAADLAAAHEIGVSSVPTFVLAGKYAVTGAQEPETLLAALTEVERRESGAA, encoded by the coding sequence ATGGAGATCGAGATCTACGCCGACGTGGTGTGCCCCTGGTGCTGGATCGGCAAGCGCCGGCTGGAGCAGGCCCTGGCGTCGTACGACGGCGACGTGACCGTGCGGTACCGCCCGTTCCAGCTCGACCCGACGCCGGTGACCGAGCCGAGGCCGCTGGTCGAGGCGCTCGCCGCGAAGTTCGGCGGCCGGGAGCGGGCCGAGGCGATGTTCGCCCAGGTGAGCCAGGTCGGAGCCGGCGTGGGTCTGGAGCTGCGCTTCGACCGGGCGGTGCAGGCCAACACGTTCGAGGCGCACCGGCTGATCCGGTTCGCGACCGAGCGGGACCGGGCCACCGAGATGATCGAAGCGCTCTACCGGGCGCACTTCACCGACGGGGTCGACGTCGGCTCGACGGAGGCGCTGGTCGCCCTCGCCACCGAGGTCGGCCTGGACGAGGCCGAGACCCGGGACTACCTGGAGTCGAACCTGGGCCGACGGGAGGTCGCCGCCGACCTCGCCGCCGCCCACGAGATCGGGGTGTCCAGCGTGCCCACCTTCGTACTCGCCGGGAAGTACGCGGTCACCGGCGCCCAGGAGCCCGAGACGCTGCTCGCCGCCCTCACCGAGGTCGAACGCCGGGAGTCCGGTGCCGCCTGA